The nucleotide sequence TCGAGTCAGGGTCGGCGTTGATGATCGACGAGAAAGTGCTGGACGGCGCAGCGATCCTCGACCGGATCGTCCCGTTGGTGAAGGATTCGGCCGCGCTGCACAAAATGACGGCAGCCGCCGGGGTCAGCTCGACTAGAGGTGCGGACGAGTTGATCGCGCGGATCGTCCTGATGGTCGCCGGGGCCGGCGGTCGCAGGGCCCGGTTCGCCCGCCGCGGGGGTGACCGGGCACGCAACCGGGGACGGGCCTGGACGCGTGGACGGACTCGCGGGCGGACTCTCCACCAGACTCTCGACCAGATGCGTGACGAGACGCCAGGGGCACCGCGGTGACCGACGCGAGCCCCCTGATCCCGGCGGCGGCGGACGGCAGTTCCCTGGAGCGCGTCCACATGGTGGGCATCGGCGGTGCCGGGATGAGTGCGATCGCCAGGATCCTGGCCGACCGCGGCCTCGCGGTGTCCGGCTCCGACGCCAAGGGTTCGCACGTGTTGACCGGCCTCGGTCAGCGGGGTGTGCTGACCGCGGTCGGCCACACCGCGGGAAACCTCGATCTGCTGCCGGCCGGACCGACGGTGGTGGTGGTCTCGTCGGCCATCCGCGACACCAATCCCGAGGTGGCCGAGGCCCACCGGCGCGGCATCCCGGTCATCCAGCGCGCGGTGGCCCTGGCCGCCCTGATGACCGGCCACCGCAGCGTCTGCGTCGCCGGCACCCATGGCAAGACCTCGACCACCTCCATGTTGACGGTCGCGTTGCAGTCGGCCGGCCTCGACCCGTCGTTCGCCATCGGCGGGGAACTCAACGAATCCGGATCCGGTGCCCACCAGGGCTCGGGCGACATCTTCGTCGCAGAGGCGGACGAGTCCGACGGATCCTTCCTGGCCTTCGCCCCGCACGGCGCGATCATCACCAACCTCGAACCGGACCACCTCGACCACCACGGAACCGCGGAGGCCTACGCGGCGGTGTTCTCGGCGTTCGTCGACCGGATCACCGCCGGGGGTTTCCTGGTCCTGTGCATCGACGACCGGGGCGTCCGGAACCTGCTCGCCGAGATCTCCGGAACGCCGGGATCGCCGAGGATCATCACCTACGGGTTCGCTGCCGGCGCCGACCTGCGGATCACCGATCATCGGCCGGCCGGTCACGGCGGCACCGCGGTCCTGCAGGTGGCCGGCGACTCCGACGTCCGGCTGCGGCTGTCGGTCCCCGGAGCGCACATGCTGTCCAACGCGGCGGCGGCACTGGCCGCCGGCATCGCGCTCGGTGTGCCGGCCGAGACCATGGCAGCGGGACTGGCCGGGTACACCGGCGTCAGGCGCAGGTTCGAGTACAAGGGCCGCGCCGCCGGCGTCTCGGTGTACGACGACTACGCGCACCATCCGACGGAGGTGGCCGCCCAGCTGCTGGCCGCGCGATCGGTGCTCGCCGCGATGGACGAGGCCGCAGGCCCCGGCGGCCCCGGCCGACTGGTGGTGATCTTCCAGCCCCACCTGTACTCCCGGACGGTGACCTTCGCGACGGAGTTCGCCGGTGCGCTGTCGGCGGCCGACGTGGTGGTGGTGCTGGAGATCTACGGCGCCAGGGAGGATCCGGTGCCGGGGGTGACCGCCGAACTGATCACCCGGCAGATACCGGCGGCCCGGGGTCGTCAGGTGCTCTACCTGCCGTCGCTCGCCGCGGTGCCGGCCGCCGTCGGCGACCTGACGGCGCCCGGCGACCTGGTGATCACGATGGGAGCCGGTGACGTGACGATGCTCGGACCGCAACTGCTGGACTACCTGGAGCATCGGTGAGCACCACCCGCACGCCGGTGCGCCCGGTCGACCGCAGCCTCACGACGAGACCTGCGCGGCGGCAGTGGCCCTGGTTCCTGGCCCTGTTCCTGGTGATCGCCCTCGTCGGTGGGGGTGCCTACGTCCTCTACCGCACTCCGGTGCTGGGCCTGCAGCAGCTCGAGGTCTCGGCCGCGGCCGGCGATCTGAGCGGGGACGTCAGCGATGCGGTCAGGGCGGCCGCTGACATCCCCGAGGGGACACCGCTGATCACCGTCGACCTGGACTCCTTGCGGCGACGGGTGCTCACGGTCCCGCAGATCGCCACCGCGGAGGTCTCGCGCCACTGGCCCAACGCGGTGGTGATCACCGTGACCCAGCGCCGGCCGATGGCCGTCACCATGGCCAATGGTTCGCTGTACCTGTTGGACGACACCGGTTTCCCGTATCTGAAGGTGTCCAGGTCCCAGGTCCCGGACGGGTTGCTCACGATTGCGCTGGCCACCCCTGGCCGGGCCGATCCGTCGACCCTCGCCGCCCTTGCGGTGATCGAGGCGGTCAAGGCGCCGGTCAGAGCGGCCGTCACCTCGGTCAGTGCCCGGTCCGCCTACGACGTCGAACTGCAGTTGCGGGACGGTCGTTCGGTGATCTGGGGCAGCCCCGACGACGGCGCGAGGAAGATGCAGATCCTGCCGGCCGCGCTGAGCCGCCCTGGCCGGGTCTACGACGTGTCCGACCCCGAAATCGTGACCGTCAGCCCGTAGGAGGCCCACTCAGTCCAGGGCGAGTTTGACGGCGAGGGCGAATCCGGCGATCGCGATGGCCACGCGCATCAGCGTGGGCGGAACGCGGCGCACGATGCCGGGGCCCAGCCGGCCACCGACGATGCAGCCGATGCCCAGTGGGATCGCCGCGGCCCAGCGCACATCGGAGAACACCATGAATCCGACCGCCGCCACCGCATTCGCCACGCCGAGCAGCAGGTTCTTCAGCGCATTGGCCGACGGCAGTGGCTTGTCGGTGGCGAACAGCAGCATGGCCAGGATCATCACGCCGGCGGCGGCACCGAAATAGCCGCCGTACAGACAGGTGAAGAACAGCCCGACGGGCACCAGAAGCCCGCGGTGCGCGGTCGCCGGGCGTCCGGCCCTGATGGCGCGCAGTGCCGGACTGGCCAGCAGCAGCACCGACGCGGCGGCGACCAGGTAGGGGACGAGCCGGGAGAAGATCCCGGGCGGAGTGGTCAGCAACAGGGCGGCACCACATCCGCCGCCGAGAACGGAAAGACCGATCCAGCGCCGGATGTCGCGACCCTGGCCCCTCAACTCGACCCGCGAACCGGACACCGACCCGATCGAACTTCCGATCAGTGCCACGGTGTTGGTGACGTTGGCCGTCACCGGCGGCAGCCCGATGGCCAGAAGGGCCGGGTAGGAGACCAGCGACGCCAGACCGGCGGTCGAACCGGTGATCCCGGCTCCGACCCCGGCCAGCGCCAGCAACGCCGCCGTACCGGGTCCGATGCTCATGATGTCTTCGAGACTACGTTCAGGATTGAATGGCGAGACAATCGGCGCGCCTTGCGCGGCGCGGGCCGCCCGGACCTTACTTTCTTAT is from Nakamurella sp. PAMC28650 and encodes:
- the murC gene encoding UDP-N-acetylmuramate--L-alanine ligase; amino-acid sequence: MVGIGGAGMSAIARILADRGLAVSGSDAKGSHVLTGLGQRGVLTAVGHTAGNLDLLPAGPTVVVVSSAIRDTNPEVAEAHRRGIPVIQRAVALAALMTGHRSVCVAGTHGKTSTTSMLTVALQSAGLDPSFAIGGELNESGSGAHQGSGDIFVAEADESDGSFLAFAPHGAIITNLEPDHLDHHGTAEAYAAVFSAFVDRITAGGFLVLCIDDRGVRNLLAEISGTPGSPRIITYGFAAGADLRITDHRPAGHGGTAVLQVAGDSDVRLRLSVPGAHMLSNAAAALAAGIALGVPAETMAAGLAGYTGVRRRFEYKGRAAGVSVYDDYAHHPTEVAAQLLAARSVLAAMDEAAGPGGPGRLVVIFQPHLYSRTVTFATEFAGALSAADVVVVLEIYGAREDPVPGVTAELITRQIPAARGRQVLYLPSLAAVPAAVGDLTAPGDLVITMGAGDVTMLGPQLLDYLEHR
- a CDS encoding cell division protein FtsQ/DivIB, translating into MSTTRTPVRPVDRSLTTRPARRQWPWFLALFLVIALVGGGAYVLYRTPVLGLQQLEVSAAAGDLSGDVSDAVRAAADIPEGTPLITVDLDSLRRRVLTVPQIATAEVSRHWPNAVVITVTQRRPMAVTMANGSLYLLDDTGFPYLKVSRSQVPDGLLTIALATPGRADPSTLAALAVIEAVKAPVRAAVTSVSARSAYDVELQLRDGRSVIWGSPDDGARKMQILPAALSRPGRVYDVSDPEIVTVSP
- a CDS encoding sulfite exporter TauE/SafE family protein, with translation MSIGPGTAALLALAGVGAGITGSTAGLASLVSYPALLAIGLPPVTANVTNTVALIGSSIGSVSGSRVELRGQGRDIRRWIGLSVLGGGCGAALLLTTPPGIFSRLVPYLVAAASVLLLASPALRAIRAGRPATAHRGLLVPVGLFFTCLYGGYFGAAAGVMILAMLLFATDKPLPSANALKNLLLGVANAVAAVGFMVFSDVRWAAAIPLGIGCIVGGRLGPGIVRRVPPTLMRVAIAIAGFALAVKLALD